The DNA sequence GCTGTTGGCGGGTCCGCCGCCCACCGAGCCGTCGTTCGTGGTGTTGGTGCCCGGCACCTGCATGATGTCCGGGTGGGTCTGCTCCACGCCGGTGTCGATGATCACCGTGATGATGGAGGCGCTGCCCTGCGTGAGGTCCCAGGCCTGGGAGGCCTTCATGTCGATGCCTGCCGTGCCGCCGCTCTGCCCGGTGTTCAGCAGACCCCAGCAGCTGGTGAACTGCGGGTCGTTCGGCACCAGGTCGCCACGTCCGCTGAAGACCATGTCGGGTTCGGCCTCCAGCAGTTCAGCGCGCAGGGCCAGCGCATTGGCGGCGGCGATCACCTCGGCGCCGGTGCGCAGCTGCGGGCTGCGCAGCACGGTGACCCCCGCGCCGGGGAACTCCTGGTGCACCGTGAGCCCCACCTGCCGCGCGAGCGCTTCGCGCCGTTCGCCATCGATGCCGCCGGCAAAGGCCGCCAGCACCTGTGGCGTCGGGAACATCAGGCCGCCCAGATCGTCGACGTACGCCGCCGCGGCGAAGGTGACGCCGGGCATGCGGGCGATGGTGTTCACCAGGTCCTGTTGCGCCTCCGGCGTCAACGCAGCGGTGTTCAGCACCACCCAACCGTGCACCGCATGCGGCTCGACGCGTTCCCGGTGCAGCCCCAATCCGGGCAGGCCCTCGCGAAGGACCGTGGCGTACCGCTGGGGCTCGAGCTGCACGGCGATGCGGGTGGGGTCCGGACGCAGGGGAACGTGCGCCTTGTGGTGGATCACCGTGGGTGGTGCCACCGCCTTCACCGTCCAGGGTGCAGCGAGCAGGACGAGCACACCAACGATCACGGACAGGCTGGTGCGGGCCTGCAGGGGTGCAGCGGCGGAGGTGTTGCGCATGGGGTGCGGTTGGTGGGGTAAGGTAGAAGGCCGGGATGACCCGGCAAAGGGCCGGCTGATGCGGATGTCCACGATGCGCGCGAAGCGTGTCGCAGTTCCCGGCTCTACGCCGGTAGGTGGTGCTTGTGGTCCATTGGCGGATCGGTCAGCGGAAACCCGGCTGCCTTCGGCCAGTATCTACGGTGCGTTCGTGTGCAGCAGCTTCACCACCTGCGCACCGTCCTCCCCGACAATGAGCAGGTGGTAGGGCCCGGGCGCCAGGGCGGGCAGCTCGAGCATCAGCGCGGCTGAAGGTGCGAGCACTGCGCGGTGTTCTGGTGTGGTCACTCCCCTTGCTGGTGGCGCGGGATCGGTAGATCCACCAGTGTCCACGTCTACGCAACACATCGGCAACCGTCGCTACAACGCCCCGTCTTGCAAGGCGTGGCCCCGGGCACCAACGCTTGGCGCTTCCGATCCATGCGTCGACCCGTCCTCGTGGCCGCTCTGCTGGCCGCTTCCTGTTCCCTGGCCCAGACCCTGGTGCCCAACATGCCCGACCCGAACATCGATGTGTACGCCATCGAGAAGATCGGCGGCACGGTGTACATCGGCGGTGGCTTCACCACGGTGAACGGCCAGCCGTACACGCGCCTGGCCCGCTTCAACGCGGCCACCGGGGCGCTGGACAGCTGGGCTCCGCAGGTGGACAACAACTACGTGAACACGATCACGCGTGCGGGCGACAAGCTGATCGCCGGCGGCTCCTTCAGCGCGGTGAACGGCCAGTCACGGCTGGGCATCGCCATGTTCGACCTGGCCACGGGTGCGCTCGAGCCGTGGATCGACGTGGCCAACTTCGTCAGCTGGCGCCAGGGCGTGGCGGCGCAGGGCAGCACCTTCTACTACTGCCCGTTCAGCCCCTGCCGCATCGTGGCGGTGGATGCCACCACCAGCCTGCCCACCGGCTGGGAGAGCACGCCGAACTTCGAGGAGCAGGGCTACATCAATGCGCTGCTGGTGGCCGATGGCTTCGTGTACGCGGGGGGCGACTTCCGCTTCGCAACAGGCGCGTCCATGTTCGACGACCTGTGCCGCTTCCACCTGTCCACGGGCGAGCTGGACAGCACCTGGCACCCGCAGCCGGCGGTGAACAACTTCGGCATCACCTCCATCGTGCGCACCAACGACCACGTGGTGGTGGGCGGCGACTACGATGTGATCGCCGGGCAGAACCGACAGGGCGTGGCGGCCTTCACGCCCAACGGGACGCTGGCGCCCTTCAACCCGAACAACAGCAGCTACGAGGTGCTGAGCCTGTTCCCGGGCGGCGACCGCATTTGGGTGGGGGGCAACTCGTACCTGATGGGGGGCCAGACGCGCTACCGGATCGCCCAGCTCGACCTGGCCACCGGGGCCGCCACCTGCTGGAACGCGGCCCCGATCAGCAACGGCTGGAGCACGGTGCAGGCCATCCTTGTGGCGGGTGACACGGTGTACGCGGGCTCCTTCGGTGGTCCGGAGCTGGCCGTGCTTGTCGGTGGTCCCCTGCCCCCGGCCCCGGCCTCCATCACCGGACCGGCTGCCGTGGCTCCGGGTTCGGTCATGACCTACACCGTGCCCTTCATCGCCGGCCACACGTGGACGTGGACCATCAGCGGCGGCACCGGAAGCTCCACCACCAACAGCATCGACGTCACCTGGGGTTCCGGCCCGGTGGGCGTGGTGTCCGTGGTGGCCAACAACACCGGGCAGTCCAACTGTTCCAGCGATCCCACTGAACTGCAGGTATCGATCTCAGGCACCAACGGTGTGGGTGCGATCGAAGCGGAGGCAACAGGGATCGTGCTGTTCCCCAATCCGACCACGGGCCGGCTCACGATCCGGCGGGAGAATGAGGCACCAGCGGAGATGGACGTCCGCGTGGTGGATGCGCTCGGTCGCGAAGTGCGGTCGGCCCTGCTGCGGGGATCGGCTGCGGAGCTGGATCTGGGCGGCCTGCCGGCCGGCTGCTACAGCGTGTTGGTGAGCACAGCTGATGGCGTGTGGTCCGGTCGGGTGATGAAGGAGTAGGTCGCCCTACGCCCGCACCACGCGTATACGCACCACGGAGCCATCCGCACCGCGCAGCAGCGCGCAATAGGCCCCACTGGGCAACGGGGACAGGTCCAGCACCACTTCCAAGGCGCGGGGCGCGGTCACCAGCACGGCGCGCCCCTGTGCGTCGAACAGTTCCACCGAGTCGAGGCGAGCACCGGTTGATCGCAGCAGCACCACGCCATCGGCAGGCACCGGCTGCGCCGTCACCTCCAGCGCCCGGTGCTCGAGGATGGCCGTGGTTCCGGGGTCGTAGAGCACGGCACCACCGGGTACCGTGTTGTGGCCACTGCCGGGTCCGGTGTTGCCCGGCGCCACCGTGCCGTAGTAGGTGGGGCCGATGACGTACGGATAGGCCGGCTCCAGCTGATCGTTCAGGGTGACGAAGTAGGCGTAGATACCGCCCGGGTATTCGGGCGTTACGCCGTAGCGACCGTTGTGTTCATCCAGCTCGCCGCTGCTGGCCACGTACTCATGGTCCTCGATGAAGGCGCCGAGCGGATATTGGGCGTTGACGGCGGGCCCATGCTGGTTGGCGGGCAGGGCGGTGCCATCGGGCAGCGTGGTGCGGGCGCTGATGGGGCGTACCTGGTAGCTGCTGCGCATGCGCACAATGCCGCCTGTGCCATCCGGGTTGGCGAAGCCATAGGCTCCGTAAACAGGATACCCATCGAACGCGTAGCCGATGAGGTCGCTGTGCTGCTGGTCGTTCAAGTGGTCGTAGAGGCAGTTCGGCGACACGTGGTGGTGGTACTCGCCGTTGGGCGCGGGATGGCCCAGGCAGAGGTCGAAG is a window from the Flavobacteriales bacterium genome containing:
- a CDS encoding T9SS type A sorting domain-containing protein, translated to MRRPVLVAALLAASCSLAQTLVPNMPDPNIDVYAIEKIGGTVYIGGGFTTVNGQPYTRLARFNAATGALDSWAPQVDNNYVNTITRAGDKLIAGGSFSAVNGQSRLGIAMFDLATGALEPWIDVANFVSWRQGVAAQGSTFYYCPFSPCRIVAVDATTSLPTGWESTPNFEEQGYINALLVADGFVYAGGDFRFATGASMFDDLCRFHLSTGELDSTWHPQPAVNNFGITSIVRTNDHVVVGGDYDVIAGQNRQGVAAFTPNGTLAPFNPNNSSYEVLSLFPGGDRIWVGGNSYLMGGQTRYRIAQLDLATGAATCWNAAPISNGWSTVQAILVAGDTVYAGSFGGPELAVLVGGPLPPAPASITGPAAVAPGSVMTYTVPFIAGHTWTWTISGGTGSSTTNSIDVTWGSGPVGVVSVVANNTGQSNCSSDPTELQVSISGTNGVGAIEAEATGIVLFPNPTTGRLTIRRENEAPAEMDVRVVDALGREVRSALLRGSAAELDLGGLPAGCYSVLVSTADGVWSGRVMKE
- a CDS encoding YHYH protein translates to MRAFHLPLLLATTTAFAQGPEVTSWIINPGNETGYGGIATNVLSVHYTAADVYVTSTCIPGYDIGPWAGNPNSPANQNFCFRITRSPQPNTGTPVATQLGHIGVWRNGVSIFNALDGMSYNNQGVWNRDALFWEGSSFDLCLGHPAPNGEYHHHVSPNCLYDHLNDQQHSDLIGYAFDGYPVYGAYGFANPDGTGGIVRMRSSYQVRPISARTTLPDGTALPANQHGPAVNAQYPLGAFIEDHEYVASSGELDEHNGRYGVTPEYPGGIYAYFVTLNDQLEPAYPYVIGPTYYGTVAPGNTGPGSGHNTVPGGAVLYDPGTTAILEHRALEVTAQPVPADGVVLLRSTGARLDSVELFDAQGRAVLVTAPRALEVVLDLSPLPSGAYCALLRGADGSVVRIRVVRA